A genomic segment from Streptosporangium roseum DSM 43021 encodes:
- a CDS encoding MerR family transcriptional regulator, which yields MSEKWLRTGEVAEAAGVNAQTLRYYHRRGLLQEPQRSNGGHRLYPPETVTVLRVIKVAQRLGFTLEEVADLVEAASHRHGKSDSGLQARATAKLVEVEQKIADLQTIRDTLVQAVDAGCDDLVACAVSSCCPLPFSGLVDGG from the coding sequence ATGAGCGAGAAATGGCTGCGTACCGGAGAGGTTGCCGAAGCGGCAGGGGTCAATGCCCAGACGTTGCGCTATTACCACCGGCGGGGCCTGTTGCAAGAGCCGCAGCGTAGTAACGGGGGGCATCGGCTGTATCCGCCGGAGACCGTGACCGTCCTGCGTGTGATCAAGGTGGCGCAACGGCTGGGCTTCACGCTGGAGGAGGTGGCCGACCTGGTTGAGGCGGCTTCGCATCGTCACGGCAAGTCGGACAGCGGTTTGCAGGCACGGGCAACAGCGAAGCTCGTCGAGGTGGAACAGAAGATCGCCGACCTTCAGACGATCCGTGACACGTTGGTTCAAGCGGTGGACGCCGGGTGTGATGACCTAGTGGCGTGTGCGGTGAGTTCGTGCTGCCCGTTGCCGTTCTCCGGCCTGGTGGACGGGGGCTAG
- a CDS encoding sigma-70 family RNA polymerase sigma factor, whose translation MTDDHEPTAEEIEAFQREDFFAPLSASADEYPRAWNQSAAFIYKRIVRPLAPAPPEYVTLPLLGAGIGERQWDVPLAIAKWNMLWEAAQFRRRFFSEEEIPGAMREIADRGDVNVVFVPRTTTRYYEYLPLFHLLSHSTLERYGLPLLRGGQWPFLIESTSVDRYLPADFENRVSHAWASAVWRHLIPGSPQRAFSASDPIRLLAHNLDFWLPPVTAVIQEILRALPVVDATVAEEAVPLDDGTVLEGAVTASPRMGSDLWRGEAEAAEVMRLTVDQADADGRLRGILDAVRSHRVEDDFSEHWSYAREDFERKLYHKRSKIKVRFVELTDTIPVQGPETEVEANLVFSDFLALLDERERQVVILLHSGVTRIGEVASILGYKNHSPISKRLARIRKKAAAYFEVP comes from the coding sequence ATGACCGACGACCACGAGCCCACTGCCGAAGAGATCGAGGCATTCCAGCGCGAGGACTTCTTCGCCCCCCTATCGGCCTCTGCGGACGAGTACCCACGGGCATGGAACCAGTCTGCGGCTTTTATCTACAAGAGGATCGTTCGTCCCCTTGCACCTGCTCCACCCGAGTACGTCACCCTGCCTCTACTTGGTGCTGGCATCGGCGAAAGGCAGTGGGATGTGCCGCTGGCCATCGCCAAGTGGAACATGCTGTGGGAAGCCGCTCAGTTTCGACGCCGGTTCTTCTCAGAAGAGGAGATTCCCGGCGCGATGCGCGAGATCGCTGATCGTGGCGACGTGAATGTCGTATTCGTGCCAAGGACGACCACGCGCTACTACGAGTACCTACCCTTGTTCCACTTGCTGTCGCACTCAACCCTGGAGCGGTACGGCCTACCCCTGTTACGAGGCGGCCAATGGCCTTTTCTCATCGAGTCGACATCGGTTGACCGCTATCTCCCAGCAGACTTCGAAAACCGCGTATCCCATGCGTGGGCCTCGGCAGTGTGGCGGCATCTCATACCGGGTTCACCGCAGCGAGCCTTCAGCGCGTCTGACCCGATCCGACTCCTAGCGCACAACCTGGACTTTTGGCTCCCACCTGTAACTGCCGTCATCCAGGAGATCCTTCGCGCTCTTCCCGTGGTAGATGCCACCGTCGCCGAGGAGGCTGTACCACTGGATGATGGAACGGTGCTTGAGGGCGCGGTGACCGCCAGTCCTCGCATGGGCTCGGATCTCTGGCGAGGGGAGGCGGAGGCGGCCGAGGTCATGCGACTGACAGTGGATCAAGCTGATGCTGATGGCCGGCTACGGGGAATCCTCGACGCTGTGCGCTCCCACCGTGTTGAGGATGACTTCTCTGAGCATTGGTCATATGCCCGGGAAGATTTCGAGCGCAAGTTGTATCACAAGCGCTCCAAGATCAAGGTCCGGTTCGTCGAACTCACTGACACTATCCCCGTGCAGGGTCCTGAGACGGAAGTGGAAGCCAACCTAGTGTTCTCCGACTTCCTCGCCCTACTGGATGAGCGTGAGCGCCAAGTGGTCATCCTACTGCACAGCGGCGTTACGAGGATTGGTGAAGTAGCCAGCATTCTGGGCTACAAGAACCACAGCCCGATCTCTAAACGCCTAGCACGAATCCGCAAGAAGGCGGCGGCGTACTTCGAAGTTCCATGA
- a CDS encoding YnfA family protein: MTVARSLLLFVVAALAEIGGAWLVWQGVREQRGLLWVGAGIIALGLYGFVATVQPDANFGRILAAYGGIFVAGSLAWGMLIDGFHPDRWDVIGAVVCLIGVAVIMYAPR, encoded by the coding sequence GTGACTGTCGCTCGCTCCCTCCTGCTGTTCGTGGTGGCCGCGCTCGCCGAGATCGGCGGTGCCTGGTTGGTCTGGCAGGGAGTGAGAGAACAACGCGGGCTGTTGTGGGTCGGGGCTGGAATCATCGCCCTGGGCCTGTACGGCTTCGTGGCCACCGTGCAACCGGATGCCAACTTCGGCCGCATCCTGGCCGCCTACGGTGGCATCTTCGTAGCCGGATCCTTGGCCTGGGGCATGCTCATCGACGGGTTCCACCCTGATCGATGGGACGTCATCGGCGCCGTGGTGTGCCTGATCGGCGTCGCCGTCATCATGTACGCCCCGCGTTGA
- a CDS encoding MFS transporter, protein MEPCAGAWFARGVRVPARNALLADLVPANAYGRAYGFERAMDNLGAIGGPLLALELVAVFSVRTAILISVIPGILAALAIIYAISRAAQPAVRERVPIRLRIRPVLRGDLGRLLGAITAFEVGNVAATLLILRATELLTPAHGIEAATSIALSLYVAYNIAATLASIPAGHTSDRLGKRGPVLVMTAGITLFGIAYAALAFDTVSYLLLALPFIAAGLAIGCVETAEHAAVAALAPTDLRGSAFGLLATVQSLGNFAAGAIAGLLWTLVSPNAAWAYPAARMGIALIGMLFTRTGRAAEV, encoded by the coding sequence TTGGAGCCCTGCGCGGGGGCCTGGTTCGCCCGAGGTGTACGCGTTCCCGCCCGCAACGCGCTGTTGGCCGACCTGGTTCCAGCCAATGCCTACGGCCGGGCGTACGGGTTCGAGCGCGCGATGGACAACCTGGGAGCCATCGGCGGACCACTTCTCGCCCTGGAACTTGTCGCCGTCTTCAGCGTCCGGACCGCCATCCTCATCTCCGTCATCCCCGGCATCCTCGCCGCCCTGGCCATCATCTACGCCATCAGCAGAGCCGCCCAGCCAGCCGTACGCGAACGCGTCCCGATCAGGCTGCGTATCCGGCCCGTTCTGCGCGGGGACCTGGGCCGTCTCCTCGGAGCGATCACCGCTTTCGAGGTGGGCAACGTCGCCGCCACCCTGCTCATCCTGCGAGCCACAGAGCTTCTCACCCCCGCCCACGGCATCGAAGCAGCAACCAGCATCGCCCTGAGCCTGTACGTCGCCTACAACATCGCCGCAACCCTGGCATCCATACCCGCCGGACACACCTCCGACCGACTCGGCAAGCGCGGCCCCGTCCTCGTCATGACCGCAGGAATCACCCTGTTCGGCATCGCCTACGCCGCTTTGGCCTTCGACACCGTCAGCTACCTCCTGCTCGCCCTGCCCTTCATCGCCGCCGGTCTGGCCATCGGATGCGTGGAGACCGCCGAACACGCAGCCGTCGCAGCCCTGGCCCCTACCGACCTACGTGGATCAGCCTTCGGCCTGCTGGCCACTGTCCAATCCCTGGGCAATTTCGCCGCCGGCGCCATTGCCGGACTGCTGTGGACCTTGGTCTCACCGAACGCCGCATGGGCCTACCCCGCCGCACGGATGGGTATTGCCCTCATCGGGATGCTGTTCACCCGTACCGGACGAGCTGCTGAGGTCTGA